A region of the Candidatus Methanoperedens sp. genome:
AAAGAGCGCCTGTTTTAGGATTATAAAGGGTAGGGGTTAATCCCCCTGATCTTTATCAAATAATTGCGATTTTTTTAAAATCAATATAAAAAGTTATTTCTTATAATTATACATTTCACTCATTTTTTTATAAATATAATCATGTGCATTATTTACTGAATCGAGTTCTCCTCTTAATATAAGAAGATTATCATCCTCTACATCTATAGTCTTTACTGAACATTTCCTGGTTGTCACTTCCAGATTGAATGTATCCATTACTTCCATGATGAGTTTATAAGGAATTCCCGGAGGTAAAACCAGATCATATAATCCTTCTAATGCTGTCTCGTCTTCAGTTTTTGAATTTTCGTCTTCTTCAACAAATTCATCGCCAATATTTTTAGTATCATTATCATTCATTTTGGATCACTTAACATCAAATCATTATCAAATCAAATAAAGTTTGTGGTAAATAATATGAATATTACGGGAAAAATGTGGGCGACGAAACAGTTTTATCCTAATTATCCCTATTCACCTCACATATTATGCTTACAAAATTACTCTTCCCACCCCAGTGGATACCAACACAGCCTTATTTGAGCCTCCCATCGTTAACCGCTTTCTTAAAAGCCAATAACTGCAATGTTTCCCAGATAGACATCAATGCTTCTTTTTTTGATAATCTTCTAAGTAAAAAAGGGCTTCAGGGTTACTATGATAAAGCGCAAACAAAATTTCATGAACTTGAATCAAAAAAAGAATTATCTTCTGAACTCCAGAAACAATACGCTGCTTTGGGTAGTTCTATTCTTTTTGGAAATTACGTTATTAATAGTGTTGAGGATGCTAAAAACATCATAAAAAACAAAGAAGATTTTTATGATATAGAAAAACTATTCAATGCTTTTAAGGTTCTTGAACTTGGACTTAAACTTGCATCATCTGCTTATTATCCTTCAAATCTTACTTTTCATTCGTATGATATGCGGCATTCATGCAGAAAAAGTTCGGATGTTCTTGAAGCTATAAATGACAGGAAAGAAAATATTTTCATTGAATATTTTGAAAAATACACACTTCAGGAAGTACTTGAAGGGAATCCGGGGCTAATAGGTATCTCAATAATAAATATAAGCCAGCTAATACCGGGATTAACACTTGCAAATCTTATTAAAAAAGCCGACCCGAAAATACATATTAATATCGGGGGAAGTGTTTTCACGCGTCTTGTAGATGAAATAAGCCAAACAAAAGATCTTTTTTCTGTGTTTGACAGCGTGATAGTCCATGAGGGAGAGACTGCCCTTTTAAATCTTATCAAACACCTGGAAAATGAATTTGATATCAGGGATATTCCCAATCTAATTTATAAAAAAGGTCCGGAGATCATAGTAAACAGGCTCAGTTCCAGCGGGGAAGACATCAATTTATTACCCACCCCATGCTTTGATGGTCTCCCGCTTGATAAGTATTTATCACCCGAACTTATCATTCCTGTTCTTTCATCAAGAGGGTGTTACTGGAACAGATGCACTTTTTGCGACCACGGGTTTGGTTATTCAGGTAAATACAGGCCAAGGGACGTTGAGCTTCTTTTTAACGACATCAAGACATTGAATAATAAACATAAAACCAAATTTTTTACTTTCCAGGATGAAGGTTTGTCCACAAAAATAATCGGGGCATTATCAGACAGGATAATCAATGAAAAATTGGACATTTCCTGGCTTGCAGATTCAAGATTTGAATCCTCTTTTTCCCACGAACTTGGCAATAAGCTCTCTTATGCAGGTTGTAAGATGCTTTATTTCGGCCTGGAATCAGCCAGCGAGAGGATTCTTAAGTGCATGGATAAAGGAATCAAAAAAGAGAATGTATTGAAAATTTGCAAGTTTTGCAAGGAGTCTGGCATCTGGGCGCACCTTTTCCTGATATTCGGTTTTCCTACTGAAACCCGCACTGAGGCAAGAGAAACCATGGATTTTATTTTGCATAACAGCGACAAGATCCGTTCCCTGTCTTTCGGGAGTTTCCAGCTCACAAAGCATTCAAAAGTATATGAAAATCCTGATAATTTCAACATCTCCAAAATATACAAAGATGATACTATTGACCTGTCTTTATGGTATGATTGCGATATCTCGGCAGGATTATCGAAAAAAGATGCAGAAGGCGTAATTCAGGAATTCTATACAAAACTTGCTCATAAATATCCGGATTTGCCTATCTGGAGCAATCTTGACCGGGAGCATCTTTTCCTGTACATTGCCCATTACAGGGAATCTAATAATAAAGTAGCTGATCTATCCGGATTGATCAGGGCGATACAGAACAGGAAAAAGACCGTGAATAAATCTATAAAAAATGATTCTCACCCTGTCCTGAATGAAGGCGTCTTTATCGGGACTTTCAGTTTTAACCTGGCGCAGATAATCCATTCCGGCCTTAGAGGAAATGGAAGTAAACGAAACCTTCAAAAAGAAAAAGTGAATATTTTATTTGATATAGATAATAACAGGATTTTTACGATTTCTGATCTTGCCAGGGATATCCTGGATAAGAGCAATGGGGAATCAACAATATCTGAAATAATTGATCATATCAAAGAAAAATACCAAATCCCCAATATCGAAGCTGAATCTAAATGTAATAGCTTTTTGAATGGATTGGTAGAAAAAAATATTATCACAGATCAGAAAGATTTATAATATATAAGAAAAAAGCATTTGAAAATACCAGTTAAAAAGTATAAAGACAACAAATACCGGGGAAGTATGAAAAAATTACTGGAATATGATAAATTAAAACTAATAGAAACATTATGGGAATACGACCCTGAAATTTTCAGGATTCTCAAATCAAGCAATAAACTGCATGAAGCACGGAACAGGCTTTTTGATCACCTGAACGATTTAGAAAGGCATCTTTTCAACGTCTATTCTGATAAACATTTTAAAGATAAAAATATTCTTGAGAGAAATAATGCAAAGGAGTGCATAAGGGTTTTTAAAAATGTCATTAGAACAGAAAATGAGGACATTACAAATTATTCCGCTTTGAATTCATTATACAGGGTTGCAAAGAAAAAAGCAAAATCCGAAAGCTTAGATGTTGGTTTTTTCTTAGAATTTATTAATCTTTTCAAAGGTATTAACTGCGAGTCAGGAATATATGCGGAAAAGGAAGTTCCAATATTCTTGAGCCTGAGCGGGCATACTGCTGCACTTGAACGCATGAAAACACTTGACGAGTATTCTTCAAATATTGAAAATTATTTCCTACGGTATAAAACAGGAATGGATCTGATCGAGGAAAGAAAGAATAATAAAAAATCCATCCTGGATTTTTTTAATGCTACTGACAAGGATTGGCAGAATTACTACTGGCATATTGAAAATATAATTTCGGATATTGATACTTTACTGGATCTTGTAAGATTGAGTGATAATGAGTTAAGAGGGCTTGAATGCGCAAGAAAAAACTGCATACCTTTTCAGATCACTCCCCATTATCTCTCGCTTTTTGACAGGGAAAACTCAGGGAAATATGACCATGCAATAAGAGCACAGGTTCTTCCAAGTGAGAATTACTGCTGGAATTATATGCTAAGCAAAGATAATAGCACGAACCTTGATTTTATGGATGAAAAATCCACAAGTCCTATTCAAGGAATAACCCGAAGGTATCCGCAGATACTTATTCTCAAACCCTTTGATTCATGCCCGCAGATATGTGTTTATTGCCAGAGGAACTGGGAAATAACAGATATCAAGGATGCTGTTTTCTCACGGGAGTCAATGAAGAATGCTCTGGATTGGATATCTAATAACAAAAACATAAAAGAAGTACTGATCACTGGCGGAGATCCGTTAACGCTTGATGACGTTTCGATTGATTGGTTATTGTCTGAAATTTCAGGAATCGGCCATATTGAAAGGATCAGGATTGGCACGAGGATCATTGTTACAATGCCTCAAAGGATCACAGGTGAACTCATCGAAATATTTGACAAATACTATGAGTTGGGGAGAAGGGAATTATGCATCGTAACACATTTTGAACATCCGACCGAGCTCACTCCTGATACCCTGGAAGCTATTAAGAAGATCAAGAAACTCGGTATCAACATGTACAACCAGCAGGTTTTTACATATTATAATAGCAAAAAATATGAATCGAGTTTCTTAAGAACAGTATTAAAAAAATCGGGAATTGACCCATATTACACTTTCAATACTAAAGGAAAAGATGAAACAATAGATTATCGTGTACCCATTGCAAGGATAGAACAGGAAAGAGAAGAGGAGGCAAGATTCCTGCCGGGAATGGTGCGAACGGACGAGCCGGTTTTCAATGTCCCGAGGCTTGGGAAATCATATCTTCGCTCATGGCAGGACCATGAGGTAATAATGATCATGGAAGATGGAAGAAGAGTTTACCGTTTCTATCCATGGGAATCTAAATACGCCTTTGTTGAACCGTATAATTATACAGATGTTTCGATCTTTGAGTATCTTAAAAGGTTGAAAGATGATAATGAAAATGTTGATGATTATTCATCTATATGGTATTATTTCTAATTGAACTCAAATTTGCATGAGCCTTTATAATATCTAATTTTGTAACAAGCCCGACGAGTTTTGCAGCATCATCGTTTTCCACTACAAGTAATCGTCCGATCTTACTATTGAGAAGTTTCAAAAGAGCAGACTCAAGTGAATCTTCCGGTTTTACCACTATAAGTTTTGTTGACATAACCTCTTTTGCTGTAGTTGTTTTTCTTGCATCCGGCGATACTTTCTCTGCATCCTCAAATGTGATTATACCCACAAGTTTGTTATCATCAACGACTGGAAAACCAGTGTAACCGTATTTATGTATGAGATCAAGCACTTCGTGGATGCTCACAGATGATTTGATGGTAACAATATTTATGCTCATTGCATCTTCCACTTTAGCCCGCCCGAGTATATCCACCGTCATCTCCCTCCTGTGCGCGGGGGAAGAAGCACGGTTATCTACCTGTTTTTCGTAAATCGTCCATTTGCCTGATAGGACATAAGCCAGGGTCGATGCTACCATCAGCGGAGCAAGCAGGTTATAATTCCCCGTCATCTCTGATATCATCACGATCGCTGCTATGGGAACTTTTGCAACCCCGGCAAGCATCGCACCCATTCCCACGACAACATAAGCGCCAGGTTGGGAAATGATATCCGGGAATATAAGGTTCATTATCTGGCCAAAAGCCCCTCCTATCATTGCACCTATGACAAGGGAAGGTGCAAAAACACCGCCGCTTCCGCCAGATGATAATGTAAATGAGGTTGCAAGAATTTTTAAAATAACAAGTACCATCATGACAGCTATTGACATCCTTACAAGATTACCGTTCATTGTTATCTGGACCCATCCGTAACCTATCCCCAGGACTTGTGGGAAAAACATTGCCATGATTCCTACAAGTAGTCCACCGATAGCTGGTTTGAGATATGATTTAATTTTCATGGGCTTGAAAATACGATCTCGCAAGCCATAGAAAATGATCACAAATAATATTGCTGTTGCGGCGCTCAGGATACCGAGAATGCCATAAAATATGAGTTCCGTGGGCGTTGTAAATTTAAAATCCGGAGTCGTAAATACGCCTCCCCAGCCAAAGAAAGATGAAAATATGGAATATGCGATTGTAGATGAGATGAATGCAGGAACAAGACCCTCTGTTTCCATGTCCCTCTTATAGAGTACTTCTATTGCGAATATTGATCCTCCAAGAGGCGCTTTGAATATGCTGCCAATACCTGCCGCCATACCACAGATGACCATTATTCTCCTGTCACGGTCGCTCAATTTAAAAAATGTGGCAAGCGTAGAACCAAAACCAGCACCTATCTGGGTGATAGGCCCTTCACTTCCCGAGCTCCCCCCGGAGCCGATGGTTATCATTGATGTAATCGCTTTGGTGAGCGGAACTCTTTTCCTGATAAAACCTCGTTTATTATTATAAGCATCAATAACGGCATCAGTGCCATGCCCCTGCGCCTCCGGGGAGTAAGTATGGATTATAATGCCTGCAATTAATCCGCCAGCTGCCGGCAATAAGAAAAGAAGCCATTTTACTCCTGTTGCAGGGTGATTGAATAATGAAGTTTCTCCATCAGGTAAAGGGGGATAATAACCGCCTATACTTCCAAGAACATAATTTGAAACTATGTCCAATCCAAGATAGAACAAAATTGCCCCGAAACCTGAAATAATACCTATAAGAATACTCAATAAAGTCCATCTCTGGACCTGTTTCAGTTCAAGGTCTTTTAAAAATTCATTAAGTTTCAAGTTCGGATCATCAACCTATTAGTCATAATAATTATGCTTATCATACTTAAAATTAGATGTAAACAATACATTAATATGAAAACACCGAATAACTCACATTATGGTTTTTGATATATCCGGAATTTCGACTTACACTATTGCAAACAATTCAGTGAACGATTATTTAATATCTTTAATTATTTTTATAGTATCCATCGTTGTTTTAAGGATTTTCAAATATATTATCTTGAGAAAACTTAAAGAAATATTTGCTAAAACCGCAACTGAATATGATGATCTTGTTGTAAAAGTTATCGATGCGTTTGGCTGGCCGTTCTATGTATTGATATCCACATATGTCGCTTTTTATTTTATTGTAATACCAGATGGTTTACGGACATTCGTGTATTATCTGATAATAGTTCTTGGTACCTATTATGCAATCAAAGGTGTTCAAACTCTTGTCGATTACAGCACGCATAAAATGATAGTAAAAAAACAGGAAGAAGGTGGTGATGAAGAAAGGGGAACTGACACATCTGTAATAGATCTTCTGGGCAGGCTCCTGAAAAGTTTTTTGTGGATCATGGCAACAATCTTTATTATTTCGAACCTGGGATACAATGTTTCAACCTTAATAGCCGGGCTGGGGATCGGAGGTCTGGCAATTGCCATAGCTTTGCAAAACATTTTAAGTGATATATTTGCCTCTTTTTCTATATATTTTGATAAACCCTTCCAGGCCGGGGATTTCATTACATTTGCAGATGAGAGCGGAACGGTGAAAAGGATAGGATTAAAATCCACACGCATCCAGACACTGCATGGCGAAGAACTGATAGTATCAAACAAGCAATTAATAGAATCAAAGGTGCACAACCATAAGCGAATGGAACTGCGAAGAGTCGTTTTTAATCTTGGTATTGCATACGGAACACCAAATGAAAAACTTGAAAAAATCCCTGTGATAATTAAGAAGATAATTGATAATATCAAGGTGATAAAATTTGACAGAGTTCATTTAGTTAAATTCGGAGATTTCAGCCTGGTTTTTGAAATAGTTTATTATGTGAAAACTCGTGATTACAGTAAACATACGGATGTTCGGCATGTGATAAACATGGCTATAAATGAACAGTTTTCAAAAGAGGGAATTGAGATTCGAAGGAATTGAGGGCGTATCCAGCTCAAACGATTTTGATCAAAAAATAAAATTACATATAATCACTAACAAGTTATAACAAATTCGAAAGATTTATAATACTTGAAACTTATTGTTCTTCAAATGGATTCATTATCAGGAGAATAATATGGAAAAATCAATAGAAACGTTTATTGGACCAGTAATGTTTTTTGTATTGGCAGGAATATTCTATTTTATTGTAGAATTGAGAATCAAATTGCTTAAGTGCAGAATTTAATCTTCAATTATTTGCTAAAAGATTATTTTTCTTGAGGTTTTCAAATACCTCAGTTCCTTTATCTGTTAAAATAAACTTTTTCCAGGTTTTTTTTCCGGGGGTCAGTGACTGGATCAGTCCTCGCTCTTCCAGTTCCCGCATTGCGTAACTGATGTTCTGTAATGATCTATCGGTCGAATCTGCTATATCGGATGCCTGTATCATCCTTTTTTCGTGCATCATTTTTAATACAACCACTCTTCTTTCCACTCCCAATACCCACATTGTCAATTCATCAATATTGATTATTCCCAGAATAAATAATTTGAGCAGTTTTTTATTAAAATCGGATGAGCATTCCAATTGGTTCCTAATTTTTTCCTCCTGTGATTGCTGTTGCTGGATTGAATTAGCTTCAATACCCACACAAGACTTATTGAATTGAAATTCGCTTTTTGTGGGAAGAGGCATTATGGCTGCAATGGAAACTGATATCAATAATACTAGTACCAGGATTCGAATGCTTTTATGGGACCTTTCATTACCTTTCATACTCTTTGCATTGAATTATTTTGCATGCGTATTATGTTTTCTATGGATTATATATAATTACTAACAAGTTGTAACAAATTCGAAAGATTTATAACATTTGATAATTATTGTTCGTAGAACAGGTCTATCATTCACGTTGGTTCTATGTGGTGATTACTGTAAAAAATTGGAGGATAAAATATATGCAATCAGAAAAAAGGAGTGAATTGAAATGGTAGATATTTCATTACTCTCTCCCGAAATAATGATGGACATTCTATTAATAGCCATCAGCGGCACTCTTATTTGTATAGGTGTGCACTTTGTACCAGTGGGAGGCGCCCCGGCGGCAATGGCACAGGCTACTGGAATAGGAACAGGCACCGTGGAACTCGCAGCAGGTTCAGGGCTTGTCGGCCTGATAACAGGGGCTTATATGTATGCAAATGTTGAGAACGCGCCAATGGCTTTAGTACTGGCTGCGGGAGCAGTTGGCTCCATGATAATGATATCAAGTGCAATGATAGCTGCCACTTTAATATATGCCTATGGCGTTGGAGTGCCTTTTTCTTCGGCACAGGTAAAAAAAGATCCGATAACAGGAGACAGCCAGGACATATATATGTCTAAAGGGACCCAGGGACAGGGAATTCCAACCGTATGTTTTGTCAGTGGAGTAATCGGGGCTGCGCTTGGCGGCATTGGAGGGGCGCTCATATATTATGTTCTTGTTGGAATATACGGTCAATTGATCAGTGCAACAAGCGCCGCCGCAGTTGCGGGTGTATTTACCATGGGTGTTTTCTATGTTAATGCAGTTGTCCCATCTTATGGCGTAGGCGGAACAATAGAAGGATTCCATGACCCCAAATTCAGGCGCGTTCTTCCAAAAGATGCCCTGACAAGCTTTATTGTGAGCCTTGTCCTTGGTGTCGTAGCAATATTAATTTCAACGGGAATGTAACATGATACTTTCTGAAGAAATATCTGCACTGAAGGAAAGGGAGTACTTGTTTTAATTCATGGAACGAGGGGCATAATATTGTGACAGCTATAATCGTATTCTATAACAACCGGTCAAAAATAGGTCCAACAGAGGTACAATGAGCTTTGAATTCAGCTCAACAGTTGCAGGCGGATTATTGGCAATTTTCCTTATTGTCCTGCTTGGCCCATTTCTGATCAAAAAAATCGAACATAACCTTGAGGTATTCCTTTTCTCAATGGGTGTTCTGGCAGTAACAGTAAACTCCTTCTTCCTGAAAGTATCACCCGGCGCCGAATCCGGGGTTGAGGGAACTTTGCCTAACTGGAACTTTCATCTGATCGAAAAAGCACTTGTCGATCCTGTTGAAATATCGCTTGCTGTGTTATTTGCAGGGCTTATTTTCCATTATGGGCGAGGGCACATACGCGCCTTAATGCAGAGAATACTGGCAAGAATACCGCTTAAGATTGTGGTATTTGCAGTAATCGTGGTTCTCGGTCTGCTTTCAAGTGTTATCACTGCCATCATTGCTGCGCTTCTGCTTGTTGAGATAATTAGCGCATTGAAGCTTAATCGTAAGACAATGGTAAATCTGACAATAATCGCCTGCTTTGCAATTGGCCTTGGCGCCGCACTTACTCCTATCGGTGAACCACTTTCTACAATAGTTATAAAGACAAAGATGAAGGAAAGTTTCTTCTATCTTTTCGATTTGCTTGGAAAATATATAATACCAGGAGTCCTGGCGTTCGGCATAGTAGGTGTTTTCTTCGCTTCTAAAAAAGAAGTACCCACAGATGATGCCGTAGTTACAGATGATGTTCACGAAAGAATAAACGATGTGCTTATCAGGGCAGCAAAGGTGTATGTGTTCGTAATGGCCCTTGTTCTTCTCGGAACTGGCTTTACACCGATCATTGAATGGTATGTAACAAAAATGGCAGGTGAAGCTCTTTACTGGGTGAATATGGTATCAGCTATCCTTGATAATGCTACTCTTGCGGCTGCCGAAGTCGATCCTTCCATGATTATCCCTGGCGCACCCGACCCGGCGATCAAGATCAAAAGTGTCTTGATGGGATTGCTTGTATCAGGCGGTATGCTCATCCCAGGAAATATACCCAATATTATAGCTGCCAACAAGCTTGGGATTACAAGCAAGGAATGGGCAAGGCTTGGGGTTCCTCTGGGTCTTGTAGCGATGCTGGTATATTTCATAATACTCTATGCGCCGAATTATATCTGACTATTAGTTAAACATGGTCTCTCGCAAATCTGCAAGATATGTGGCTGCGGGTTTCCGGAACAGTTTCAGGAACAAGATGAGAATCAAACTGGAAAAAGAACATGAAAATAGAATTCATTGAGAAAATAAAGGAATTGGGAATAGGAGCGTATATCATAGCTATAGGCGTATTCTTTATTCTTTTGATGATAGGGTGGTTAATTTATAATATTTTTATTTCTTCTAAAGGTTAGGCATCATAAAATTTTTTCAATTTTTCAATTGAAAAAACTCCTATAACAACTGGTGCCTAACCGGAATTTTAATAAAGATATTTCCTGACATTAAATTAGAAATAATAAAATAAGTGAGGATAAAATGTTCGAAAAAGTTTTATTTCCAACAGATTTTTCAGAGTATGCACAGAAGACCCTTGAGTGCATTGGTGAGATTCCCGGTATAAAAGAATTGATGCTTTTGCATGTAGTTGATGCGACGCATCCTTCAAAGCGAGGATGGACACATGGACCGCATATCGAGAATACAAAAATTCTCATGGGAGAGAAAAAAGAATACCTCAATAGTCTCGGTTTGAAAGTACAGACAAAACTGGATGTGATAACAGAAGGTGATGTATCCAGAGTGATCCTGGAAACGGCGGAAAAAGAAAAAGTTTCTTTGATCGTAATGGGAGCACGTGGAAAAAGCCCAATAAAGGATTTTCTTCTTGGAAGCACCTCTGCAAACGTAGTGCGTCATGCAAAGACCAGCCTTCTGATCATGCGCTATAAACTGGTGAAAGACTTAGAAGGAGTAAAACATGAAAAATTCTGCCCGATGATTTTCTCAAAAGTGCTTTTACCGACTGATTTTTCTGAATTTGCAGGGGACACGGTCTCTTTTATAAAAAATATAAAAGAGATTAAAGACATTGATCTCCTGAATGTAGTTAGCAAAGGTGAAACTGAGGAAGAAATAGAAGAAAATGTTAATGAGGCCAAAAAAAGGCTTGTTGATATCAAAGAGGAGATTGGACAGGCAGGTTTTATGGTGAAGGATCACGTTAGAGTTGGGAATGTTCCGGAGGAAATAATCTCAACAGCAGAGGATGAAAATGTATCACTAATAGCGATGAGCCCGCACGGGAAAGGCTGGATCAGGGAATTATTGGTAGGAAGTACAACCTGTGCAGTAGTAAGAAGGGCAAATAGACCTGTTCTGGTAGTGAGAGCGAAGTAAAAAAGATTCGTTGACTAAGCTTCCAATGATATCGAGACGAAAAGCAGGTCTGGTGCTTGGACCTGTACTTTTTTTATTCATTCTCCTCTCAGACATAGAAGGAATACCCTGGGAAGCTAAATCAATAGCAGCAAGCACTGCATGGATAGCATGCTGGTGGTTGACGGAAGCGATTCCCATACCTGCAACTTCGCTTCTTCCAATAATTCTTTTTCCTTTGATTGGGGCTCTTGAGGTTGGAGAGGTTACAGCAGAGTATGGAAACAAGATAATATTCCTCCTGATAGGGGGATTTTTCATTGCTATTGCCATGGAGAAATGGGGACTTCATATCAGGATTGCGCTTCACATCATCAGAACTATCGGAACAAGTCCCAGAAAAACAATAGCAGGATTCATGGCTGCCACAGCTTTCATTTCCGCATGGATCAGCAATACTGCGACTGCCATGATGATGGTGCCAATAGCCACAGCGATCATATATCAGGCTTCAAAGGCAGGAGAAGATAAAAATTTTAACACGACTATCATTCTCTCGATAGCTTATGCAGCCTCAATAGGAGGAATTGCCACTCTCATCGGTACTACCCCTAATCTAATATTTGCTGGTATTTATCGCACATTTTACTCATCTAAGATAACTTTCCTCCAGTGGGCTTATTTTGGCTTTCTGCTGGCATTTTTTATATTATTTATATGCTGGATATATCTGGTATATATTGCATATCCTCCGAGAATTAAAGCACTCGGAGATGGAATAAC
Encoded here:
- a CDS encoding universal stress protein translates to MFEKVLFPTDFSEYAQKTLECIGEIPGIKELMLLHVVDATHPSKRGWTHGPHIENTKILMGEKKEYLNSLGLKVQTKLDVITEGDVSRVILETAEKEKVSLIVMGARGKSPIKDFLLGSTSANVVRHAKTSLLIMRYKLVKDLEGVKHEKFCPMIFSKVLLPTDFSEFAGDTVSFIKNIKEIKDIDLLNVVSKGETEEEIEENVNEAKKRLVDIKEEIGQAGFMVKDHVRVGNVPEEIISTAEDENVSLIAMSPHGKGWIRELLVGSTTCAVVRRANRPVLVVRAK